Proteins from a genomic interval of Clostridium sp. AN503:
- the malQ gene encoding 4-alpha-glucanotransferase, with the protein MKRACGMLLPVSSLPSKYGIGAFSKEAYEFIDKLEAAGQKYWQILPLGPTGYGDSPYQSFSAFAGNPYFIDLEQLIDDELLTREECDNADFGSDRRFIHYEKLYRNRFPLLKKAFVRWKQQRQAEGLDEKQTQKILGKALSAETREYCFYMAVKNAFNGKSWDKWDLDIRTRQEGALRTYRKALKDEIAFYEFQQYLFQEQWTQLKDYANEKGIRIIGDIPIYVAFDGADSWAHPELFQFDADCRPVGVAGCPPDAFSETGQLWGNPLYRWDYHKKTGYDWWLKRMEYSFRLYDVVRVDHFRGFDEYYAIPAQDKTAENGHWEKGPGYSLFKAMEKKFGRLDIIAEDLGFLTPSVLKLVKKTGFPGMKVLEFAFDETGDSAYLPHKYPKNCVVYTGTHDNMTLQGWYRSLDAGARRFALDYLGNARTPQGEIHWDYIRLALQSVARLAVIPVQDYLGLGDWARINEPSTLGENWRWRMGAEDLTEDLIKKCRRMAEIYGRIERTEDKKI; encoded by the coding sequence ATGAAACGAGCATGCGGCATGCTGCTTCCGGTATCGAGCCTTCCGTCCAAATACGGGATCGGTGCATTTTCAAAAGAGGCATACGAATTCATAGATAAACTGGAGGCAGCGGGACAGAAGTACTGGCAGATCCTGCCCCTGGGGCCGACGGGATACGGAGATTCCCCTTACCAGTCCTTCAGCGCCTTTGCCGGGAATCCGTATTTTATCGATCTGGAGCAGCTGATCGATGATGAGCTGCTGACCAGGGAGGAATGTGATAACGCGGATTTTGGCAGCGACCGGAGGTTCATTCACTATGAAAAGCTTTACCGGAACCGTTTTCCGCTGTTGAAAAAGGCTTTTGTCCGCTGGAAGCAGCAGCGTCAGGCCGAGGGGCTGGATGAAAAGCAGACGCAGAAGATCCTTGGCAAGGCCCTGTCTGCGGAGACAAGAGAGTACTGTTTCTACATGGCGGTCAAGAATGCTTTCAATGGGAAAAGCTGGGATAAATGGGATCTGGATATCCGTACCCGTCAGGAGGGGGCGCTGAGAACATACCGGAAAGCTTTAAAGGACGAGATCGCCTTTTATGAATTCCAGCAGTATCTGTTTCAGGAGCAGTGGACACAGCTTAAGGATTATGCCAATGAAAAGGGCATCCGCATCATTGGGGATATCCCGATCTATGTGGCGTTTGACGGCGCGGACAGCTGGGCGCACCCGGAGCTGTTTCAGTTTGATGCAGACTGCAGGCCTGTAGGAGTGGCGGGCTGCCCGCCGGACGCATTTTCAGAGACCGGGCAGCTCTGGGGCAATCCCCTGTACCGCTGGGATTACCACAAAAAGACCGGGTATGACTGGTGGCTGAAACGCATGGAGTACAGCTTCCGGCTGTATGACGTGGTGCGGGTCGATCATTTCCGGGGATTTGACGAGTACTATGCGATTCCGGCGCAGGATAAGACCGCTGAGAACGGACATTGGGAAAAAGGGCCTGGATATTCCCTGTTTAAAGCTATGGAGAAAAAGTTTGGCAGGCTGGATATCATCGCGGAGGATCTGGGATTTCTCACCCCATCCGTGCTGAAGCTTGTAAAAAAGACTGGTTTTCCAGGGATGAAGGTGCTGGAGTTTGCATTTGACGAGACAGGCGACAGTGCTTACCTGCCGCATAAATATCCGAAAAATTGTGTGGTTTATACTGGAACCCATGATAATATGACCCTTCAGGGCTGGTACCGCAGCCTGGATGCCGGAGCGCGGAGGTTTGCCCTGGATTATTTGGGCAATGCGCGTACTCCCCAGGGAGAGATCCATTGGGATTACATCCGGTTGGCGCTGCAGAGCGTAGCGCGTCTGGCGGTGATCCCGGTACAGGATTATCTGGGGCTTGGCGACTGGGCGAGGATCAATGAGCCGTCCACATTAGGCGAAAACTGGCGGTGGCGCATGGGCGCGGAGGATCTGACGGAGGATCTGATCAAAAAATGCCGGAGGATGGCAGAGATCTATGGAAGGATCGAGCGAACGGAAGATAAAAAGATATAA
- a CDS encoding HD domain-containing protein — protein MIKAIAVVGGQRRPLDCVGVTLMIRKAAGFAAKAHAGALRKGSGIPYIYHPMEVALIVAQMTDDPEVIAAAYLHDVLEDTQVTAAELEREFGSRILALVSAETEDKSRTWKERKEDTIRHLDTASYEVKLLTLGDKLSNMRATARDYMVVGDEIWQRFNEKDREWHRWYLAGILVGLQELEHFTAYQELRQLYHFVYS, from the coding sequence ATGATTAAAGCAATAGCGGTGGTTGGAGGGCAACGGCGTCCTCTGGATTGTGTGGGGGTTACACTTATGATACGAAAAGCGGCAGGATTTGCGGCAAAGGCGCATGCAGGCGCCCTGCGTAAGGGAAGTGGGATTCCCTATATTTATCATCCTATGGAGGTGGCGCTTATTGTAGCGCAGATGACGGATGATCCGGAGGTCATCGCAGCCGCTTATCTCCACGATGTGCTGGAGGATACGCAGGTCACGGCGGCAGAGCTTGAGCGGGAGTTTGGGAGCCGAATTCTGGCGCTGGTGAGCGCTGAGACTGAGGACAAGTCCCGGACGTGGAAGGAACGGAAGGAGGATACGATCCGTCATCTGGATACGGCCTCCTACGAGGTAAAGCTCCTCACTCTGGGGGACAAGCTGAGCAATATGCGCGCCACAGCCAGAGACTATATGGTGGTGGGAGATGAGATCTGGCAGAGATTCAACGAAAAGGACCGGGAGTGGCACCGGTGGTATCTGGCCGGTATCCTGGTGGGGCTTCAGGAGCTGGAGCATTTTACAGCATATCAGGAGCTGCGCCAGCTGTATCATTTTGTGTATTCGTGA
- a CDS encoding cupin domain-containing protein, with protein MYTENKNVPVTDLGGGVNRKILSYSENLMTVELHFQKGAVGAKHSHPHEQIGYIVSGRLIYQEEGCEDKELQTGDTYYVKPDAVHGIEVLEDTVLLDIFTPMRKDFVE; from the coding sequence ATGTATACAGAGAATAAAAATGTACCGGTAACAGACCTGGGAGGCGGGGTAAACCGCAAGATCTTATCTTACAGTGAAAACCTGATGACCGTGGAGCTTCATTTCCAGAAAGGCGCTGTGGGAGCAAAGCATTCCCATCCCCACGAGCAGATCGGATATATTGTGTCCGGAAGGCTGATCTATCAGGAAGAGGGCTGCGAAGACAAGGAGCTGCAGACCGGGGATACATACTATGTGAAGCCGGATGCGGTGCACGGGATTGAGGTGCTGGAGGACACGGTGCTCTTAGATATCTTTACACCGATGCGGAAGGATTTTGTTGAGTAG
- a CDS encoding deoxyguanosinetriphosphate triphosphohydrolase has translation MEWNTLLCPDRIRPFKKQAGGNDLRTEFEKDYHRIIGSASFRRLQDKTQVFPLDQSDFIRTRLTHSLEVSSFCKSLGQNVSAKIMQLGLDPQFGAEEKAAVCDILQCAGLIHDIGNPPFGHFGETAIQDWFGKHLPELGFEGRPLSELLNEQMQQDFYHFEGNTQALRLVTKLHYLVDEHGMNLTKALLGTIIKYPVSSLEINKKSGRIREKKMGYFYADRAEFADIQRSNGTNGYRHPLAFLLEAADDIAYRTADIEDAMKKGCITYGKLVEELYRCCDKAPVECTRIIGWLEEKYAKALRIGYEKPETYAIQNWVVSVQGQMIACATDSFVDHYQEIMAGTWEHDLFYGTFGEPLMEALGDIAYRYAFISRPIIKLEVGADAIFDFLLSRFVDAVIPWDTHPRKKMTAVQEKLVSLISDNFKRVYRIHAEGRDEAEKLYLRLLLVTDFISGMTDSYAKRLYQELNGIV, from the coding sequence ATGGAATGGAATACACTGTTATGCCCGGACAGGATCCGGCCCTTTAAAAAGCAGGCGGGAGGAAATGACCTGCGGACGGAGTTTGAAAAGGATTATCACCGCATCATTGGCAGTGCGTCCTTTAGGCGGCTTCAGGACAAGACGCAGGTGTTTCCTCTGGACCAGAGTGATTTTATCAGGACCCGGCTGACCCACTCGCTGGAGGTCTCTTCCTTCTGCAAATCGCTTGGACAGAATGTGTCGGCAAAGATCATGCAGCTGGGGCTGGACCCGCAGTTCGGCGCGGAGGAAAAGGCCGCGGTCTGTGATATCCTCCAGTGTGCAGGGTTGATCCATGATATCGGGAACCCGCCATTCGGACATTTTGGGGAGACTGCTATCCAGGACTGGTTCGGAAAGCACCTGCCGGAGCTTGGGTTTGAGGGAAGACCGCTCTCGGAGCTGCTGAATGAGCAGATGCAGCAGGATTTTTATCATTTTGAGGGCAACACCCAGGCGCTGCGCCTGGTGACAAAGCTGCATTATCTGGTGGATGAGCATGGCATGAATCTGACGAAAGCTCTTCTTGGGACCATCATCAAGTACCCGGTGTCCTCTCTGGAGATCAACAAAAAGAGCGGCAGGATCCGGGAAAAGAAGATGGGGTATTTCTATGCGGACCGGGCGGAGTTTGCGGATATCCAGCGATCCAATGGAACCAATGGATACCGTCATCCCCTGGCATTTCTTTTGGAGGCGGCGGACGATATCGCGTACCGCACCGCGGATATAGAAGATGCCATGAAGAAAGGCTGCATCACCTATGGAAAGCTGGTGGAGGAGCTGTACCGATGCTGTGACAAAGCTCCGGTAGAGTGCACCCGGATCATTGGCTGGCTGGAGGAGAAGTACGCCAAAGCCCTGCGGATCGGCTATGAGAAGCCGGAGACATACGCCATCCAGAACTGGGTGGTGTCGGTCCAGGGCCAGATGATCGCCTGCGCCACGGACAGCTTTGTGGATCATTATCAGGAAATTATGGCGGGAACCTGGGAACATGACCTGTTCTACGGAACCTTTGGCGAGCCTCTTATGGAGGCGCTCGGGGATATTGCATACCGATACGCTTTTATTTCCAGGCCCATCATCAAGCTGGAGGTGGGCGCGGACGCGATCTTTGATTTCCTGCTGAGCCGTTTCGTGGACGCGGTGATCCCCTGGGATACCCACCCCAGGAAGAAGATGACGGCGGTCCAGGAAAAACTGGTATCTCTGATCTCCGACAATTTCAAGCGGGTATACCGTATTCATGCGGAAGGGAGGGACGAGGCGGAGAAGCTTTATCTGCGCCTTCTGCTGGTGACGGATTTTATCAGCGGGATGACGGACAGCTATGCGAAAAGGCTGTACCAGGAGCTGAATGGGATTGTCTGA
- a CDS encoding arsenate reductase family protein has protein sequence MVIFIEYPKCSTCQKAKKWLTAQGVEFEDRHIVEANPTEEELKAWIARSGMDTKKFFNTSGLKYKELGLKDKLPGMSDEEKINLLATDGMLVKRPLVVADDFILVGFKEKEWEEMLVFS, from the coding sequence ATGGTGATTTTTATTGAATATCCGAAATGCAGTACCTGTCAGAAGGCGAAGAAATGGCTGACAGCGCAAGGGGTTGAGTTTGAGGACAGACACATTGTGGAGGCGAACCCGACGGAAGAAGAATTAAAGGCGTGGATCGCACGGTCCGGTATGGATACGAAAAAGTTTTTTAATACCAGCGGTTTGAAGTATAAAGAGTTGGGGTTGAAGGATAAGCTTCCAGGGATGAGCGATGAAGAGAAGATCAATCTGCTTGCCACGGATGGGATGCTCGTGAAGCGCCCGCTGGTGGTGGCGGATGATTTTATCCTGGTTGGGTTTAAAGAAAAAGAATGGGAAGAAATGCTTGTTTTTTCATAG
- a CDS encoding sugar diacid recognition domain-containing protein yields the protein MIELDLAQKFIEQVTQYTDYNINIMNEKGVIIASRDPKRVGTFHEVAYYIVTGTEDMVVTSGEHDYPGVRPGINMVINIDGRREGVVGITGDPKEIRPVALITKMAIEAMLKYEKQHQELQRRINRKEWFMSLLTTEEYADPGRLQRGG from the coding sequence ATGATAGAACTTGACCTGGCCCAGAAGTTCATAGAGCAGGTAACGCAGTATACGGATTACAACATCAATATCATGAATGAAAAAGGCGTGATCATCGCCAGCCGGGACCCCAAACGGGTGGGCACCTTTCATGAGGTGGCTTATTATATTGTTACGGGCACGGAAGACATGGTGGTGACCTCGGGAGAGCACGACTATCCCGGTGTGCGCCCCGGGATCAATATGGTGATCAACATTGACGGCAGGCGGGAGGGTGTGGTGGGGATCACCGGGGACCCAAAGGAGATCCGCCCGGTGGCGCTGATCACCAAAATGGCCATCGAAGCCATGCTCAAATATGAAAAACAGCACCAGGAACTGCAGCGGAGGATAAACCGAAAAGAATGGTTTATGAGCCTGCTGACGACGGAGGAATATGCCGATCCGGGCCGGCTGCAGCGTGGCGGATGA
- a CDS encoding helix-turn-helix domain-containing protein produces the protein MPIRAGCSVADELGYTEAIVRIPILCRLCQVEAGPFLEMIKAGDRHSKEDISFVLDDSRVLIFKTMPGGKQDLFSDYKFLIADYLGEALRWLRVHEKKCMFYIGSFQSSFSQYYYAYQHCKWLEQIVRTDSTSAFFYDYAGQYLRSVMPVNELQRMFNVYEKMLGEDFKKSYIEITGMLMDTNFNLAEAAKRLYMHKNTLVYRYNKIKDMLNVNPMVSASDRYYMEAFYNYLRREH, from the coding sequence ATGCCGATCCGGGCCGGCTGCAGCGTGGCGGATGAGCTTGGATATACAGAAGCCATTGTGCGGATCCCCATCCTTTGCAGGCTGTGCCAGGTGGAGGCAGGGCCGTTTTTGGAAATGATCAAAGCCGGGGACCGGCACAGTAAGGAGGATATCAGTTTTGTGCTGGATGACAGCCGGGTGCTGATCTTCAAGACCATGCCCGGCGGGAAGCAGGATCTGTTTTCTGATTATAAGTTCCTGATCGCGGATTATCTGGGAGAGGCGCTCAGATGGCTTCGCGTACACGAAAAGAAATGTATGTTTTATATCGGCTCCTTTCAGAGCAGCTTTTCCCAGTATTACTATGCCTATCAGCACTGCAAATGGCTGGAACAGATTGTGAGGACAGATTCCACCTCGGCGTTTTTCTATGATTATGCAGGGCAGTACCTGCGCTCGGTCATGCCGGTGAATGAGCTGCAGCGCATGTTCAATGTGTATGAGAAGATGCTGGGCGAGGATTTCAAGAAAAGCTACATAGAGATCACCGGGATGCTGATGGATACCAATTTTAATCTGGCGGAGGCAGCGAAGCGCCTGTATATGCACAAAAATACGCTGGTATACCGCTACAACAAGATCAAGGATATGCTGAATGTAAATCCCATGGTATCTGCCTCAGACCGGTATTATATGGAGGCATTTTATAATTATTTAAGAAGAGAACATTAG
- a CDS encoding GntP family permease, producing MTGLPLILVFVLAIVVMIIAISKFKIHPFVAIMCISLILGLIAGIPLVDKTLEDGTKVSGLANVIGAGFSGTFSSIGIVIILGALIGTILEKTGAALKLADMVIKLVGKNNPVLAMELMGWVVSIPVFCDSGFVILNPIRKALVNRTAASSVAMTVGLSSGLYISHVFIPPTPGPIAAASTLGIGNNLLMVMGFGALCSILPLAAGFFYAKYIGKSVRANDEADMGEVTKTYEELVAEYGKLPGGFNALAPIIVPIILMALSSIVSMAGMGGGAADLLKFLGTPIIALAVGTICGVVQLNGAGKMKDFYDITNETLKTVGPILFVTAAGGVLGKVIASSDMVNYITEHATVLSTMGIFFPFVLSAILKSAQGSSTVALTTTAGIVAPLLPVLGLASPVRATLACMAIGAGAMTVSHANDSYFWVVTNFGGMTPEQGYKTQTAVTLLLGIAGIAEIFLLSLFLH from the coding sequence ATGACTGGTTTACCACTTATTCTTGTTTTTGTCCTGGCGATCGTGGTGATGATCATCGCAATATCCAAATTTAAGATCCATCCCTTTGTCGCTATCATGTGTATCTCATTGATTCTCGGGCTGATCGCCGGGATCCCGCTGGTGGATAAGACGCTGGAGGACGGCACGAAGGTCAGCGGCCTGGCAAATGTAATCGGCGCGGGCTTTTCCGGCACATTTTCCAGTATTGGTATCGTGATCATCCTGGGCGCCCTGATCGGCACGATCCTGGAAAAGACCGGGGCCGCGCTCAAGCTGGCGGATATGGTGATCAAGCTGGTGGGGAAGAACAACCCGGTGCTCGCTATGGAGCTGATGGGCTGGGTAGTATCCATCCCTGTTTTCTGTGATTCCGGTTTCGTTATCTTAAACCCCATCAGGAAAGCCCTGGTGAACCGGACCGCGGCATCCTCGGTGGCAATGACGGTAGGTTTGTCCTCGGGACTTTATATTTCGCATGTGTTTATTCCGCCTACTCCGGGACCGATCGCGGCGGCGTCCACCCTTGGCATTGGCAATAACCTTTTGATGGTTATGGGATTCGGCGCACTCTGCTCGATCCTTCCGCTGGCTGCAGGCTTTTTCTACGCAAAATACATAGGTAAATCCGTCCGGGCCAATGATGAGGCTGATATGGGAGAGGTGACTAAGACCTATGAGGAGCTGGTGGCTGAGTATGGAAAGCTGCCGGGCGGGTTTAATGCACTCGCTCCGATCATCGTCCCGATCATACTGATGGCGCTGTCCTCGATCGTGAGCATGGCGGGAATGGGCGGAGGTGCTGCCGATCTGCTGAAATTCCTCGGAACCCCGATCATAGCGCTGGCAGTCGGAACCATATGCGGCGTAGTTCAGTTAAATGGCGCCGGTAAGATGAAGGATTTTTATGACATAACCAACGAGACTTTAAAGACCGTGGGTCCGATCCTGTTTGTGACGGCGGCAGGCGGTGTTCTGGGCAAGGTGATCGCTTCTTCTGATATGGTGAACTATATCACGGAGCATGCGACGGTGCTGAGCACCATGGGTATTTTCTTCCCGTTTGTGCTTTCTGCTATCTTAAAGAGCGCCCAGGGTTCGTCCACGGTGGCGTTGACTACCACGGCCGGGATCGTGGCTCCGCTGCTTCCGGTCCTGGGACTGGCGAGTCCGGTCCGTGCTACCCTTGCTTGTATGGCGATCGGTGCGGGAGCGATGACTGTATCCCATGCCAATGACTCCTATTTCTGGGTTGTCACCAACTTTGGCGGCATGACACCGGAACAGGGTTATAAGACCCAGACGGCTGTGACGTTGCTGCTGGGTATTGCAGGTATCGCTGAGATATTCCTTCTGTCACTGTTCCTGCATTGA
- a CDS encoding glycerate kinase, translating to MKLLFASDSFKGTLSSEQTIELLTKAAKEVFGECECDGVPIADGGEGTTDAVIAAACGEKIEVRVHGPLMEERDSFYGRLDERRAILEMAAASGLPMVPPSLRDPRNTTTYGTGELLRDALDRGFTDISIAIGGSATNDGGMGCMRALGVKFLDSEGRELEGRGSDLEKVAHIDCSGMDDRISGVKFTAMCDVNNPLCGKDGATYTFGKQKGGTPEVLDELERGMQNYRDVMIREFGIDPDEMPGSGAAGGLGAALLVFLHASLKSGIETVLDLIDFDKRLEGVSLVVTGEGRTDWQSCFGKVMQGVGNHCKKCGVPAVALVGAMGEGAEQIFGHGIRSMMTTVNAVMPLEEALGNAEELYYHGALRMFAFIKTGMELT from the coding sequence ATGAAACTGCTGTTTGCGTCTGATTCTTTTAAGGGAACTTTGAGCAGTGAGCAGACCATAGAACTGCTGACAAAAGCTGCAAAGGAAGTGTTTGGCGAATGTGAATGTGACGGGGTACCCATTGCTGACGGCGGGGAGGGGACCACGGATGCAGTGATCGCCGCGGCTTGCGGAGAAAAGATAGAGGTGCGGGTACATGGGCCATTGATGGAGGAGCGGGATTCTTTTTACGGCAGACTGGATGAACGCCGTGCCATCCTTGAGATGGCGGCGGCTTCCGGCCTGCCCATGGTCCCGCCGTCCCTTCGGGACCCGAGAAACACGACCACTTATGGGACCGGAGAGCTTTTAAGGGATGCTCTGGACAGAGGATTTACGGATATCTCCATTGCCATCGGCGGCTCCGCCACCAACGATGGAGGTATGGGGTGTATGCGCGCCCTGGGAGTAAAATTCCTGGACAGCGAAGGCCGGGAGCTGGAAGGCCGCGGCTCAGACTTGGAGAAAGTGGCTCATATCGACTGCTCCGGCATGGATGACAGGATATCCGGGGTGAAGTTTACAGCCATGTGTGACGTAAATAATCCGCTGTGCGGGAAGGACGGTGCGACCTATACTTTTGGGAAGCAAAAAGGAGGTACGCCGGAGGTGCTGGATGAGCTGGAGCGGGGGATGCAGAATTACCGGGACGTGATGATCCGGGAGTTTGGCATCGACCCGGATGAGATGCCCGGCTCCGGAGCAGCAGGCGGTCTCGGCGCTGCGCTGCTTGTTTTTCTGCACGCATCCTTAAAATCAGGTATTGAGACGGTGCTGGATCTGATTGATTTTGACAAGCGGCTGGAGGGAGTCTCCCTGGTCGTCACCGGAGAAGGAAGGACCGACTGGCAGTCCTGTTTTGGGAAGGTGATGCAGGGGGTTGGAAACCATTGTAAGAAATGCGGTGTTCCGGCGGTAGCGCTGGTTGGAGCCATGGGAGAGGGAGCAGAACAGATCTTCGGCCATGGGATCCGTTCCATGATGACGACGGTCAACGCGGTGATGCCTTTAGAGGAGGCGTTGGGCAATGCAGAGGAGCTTTATTATCACGGAGCGCTCAGGATGTTTGCTTTTATAAAAACAGGGATGGAGCTGACGTAA
- the trpS gene encoding tryptophan--tRNA ligase, giving the protein MLDGKKVLFSGMQATGNLTLGNYLGALKNWVSIADEYETFYSVVDMHSITVRQDPAELRKRARTLLTLYIAAGLDPEKNCIYYQSHVSGHAELAWILNCYTYMGELSRMTQFKDKSAKHADNINAGLFTYPVLMAADILLYQSDVVPVGIDQMQHLELTRDIAQRFNGIYGDVFTIPEAYIGKVGAKVMSLQDPAKKMSKSDENPNGSIYLMDDPDTIIRKFKRAVTDSEACVRYCDEQPGIKNLIDIYCACTGKTPAETEAEFAGKGYGDFKLAVGESVVSVLKPLQDRFADLSKNKDYLDGIIKSNTEKAQYFSNKTLRKVQKKIGFPERIR; this is encoded by the coding sequence ATGTTAGACGGAAAGAAAGTACTTTTTAGCGGAATGCAGGCCACCGGGAACCTGACCCTGGGCAATTACCTCGGGGCGCTCAAAAACTGGGTCAGCATTGCGGATGAATATGAGACTTTTTATAGTGTGGTGGATATGCATTCCATCACGGTGCGCCAGGACCCGGCGGAGCTTCGGAAGCGGGCGCGCACTTTGCTGACGCTCTATATCGCAGCAGGTTTAGATCCGGAAAAGAACTGCATCTACTATCAGTCCCACGTGTCCGGACATGCAGAGCTGGCGTGGATTCTCAACTGTTACACCTACATGGGCGAACTGAGCCGTATGACCCAGTTTAAGGACAAGTCGGCAAAGCATGCAGACAACATCAACGCAGGCCTGTTTACTTACCCGGTGCTGATGGCGGCTGATATCCTGCTGTATCAGTCGGATGTAGTCCCGGTGGGGATTGACCAGATGCAGCATCTGGAGCTGACCCGTGATATCGCGCAGCGTTTTAATGGGATCTATGGGGATGTGTTTACGATCCCGGAGGCGTATATCGGCAAGGTGGGAGCCAAGGTCATGAGCCTGCAGGACCCGGCAAAGAAGATGTCCAAGTCCGACGAGAACCCCAACGGCAGTATTTATCTGATGGATGACCCGGACACGATCATCCGCAAGTTCAAACGTGCGGTGACGGATTCAGAGGCCTGTGTGCGCTACTGTGATGAGCAGCCGGGCATCAAAAACCTGATCGATATTTACTGCGCCTGCACCGGGAAGACTCCGGCGGAGACGGAGGCAGAGTTTGCGGGCAAAGGCTACGGTGATTTCAAGCTGGCTGTAGGTGAGTCGGTTGTGAGTGTATTAAAGCCGCTTCAGGACCGGTTTGCGGATCTGAGCAAGAACAAGGATTATCTGGATGGGATCATAAAGAGCAACACGGAGAAAGCCCAGTACTTCTCCAACAAGACCCTGCGCAAGGTTCAGAAGAAGATCGGCTTCCCGGAGCGTATCCGGTAA